A single region of the Novosphingobium sp. SL115 genome encodes:
- a CDS encoding carboxylesterase/lipase family protein: MSAGKGFSRRAVMGGGAALVSAPLLARVGDPKVGRFTGLREQGVQAFKGIRYGRAARFERAVAEPAGAATKAQGFAAIAPQRGNPDEAQAEDCLFLNVWTPDAHSKARRAVMVYFHGGAYSNGTVTDPLTHGARLAAQGDVVVVTVNHRLNALGYAWLKPFGSRFADSGNLGQLDLILALEWVRDNIAAFGGDPAQVMVFGQSGGGAKIATLMAMPAAKGLFHAAATMSGQQVVASGPMNAWKRTQALFAALKLQPGDVETLRTMPLARIVEALGATDPVMGSGPVYFGPVLDMTHLPRHPFWPDAPSQSHHIPMILGNTREETRAFIDPRGAKLQGLDWSNLAMRIAPEIKIDLDVHWVVAQYRAQYPQWTPAQVFYAATTAGRSWPGQVIEADARAKAGAGATWVYQLDRTSPVDPLRGAAHTDDIPYVFGTLDAPGSMSGTDARARATRDAMVRAFTGLAKTGKPGLADWTPYALPNRATLVVDDGAFAVVSDPRRWERELWSIAPYVQPGS; this comes from the coding sequence ATGTCCGCCGGTAAGGGTTTTTCGCGCCGCGCCGTGATGGGCGGCGGGGCGGCGCTGGTTTCTGCGCCGCTGCTGGCGCGCGTAGGTGATCCGAAGGTTGGGCGCTTTACCGGCTTGCGCGAACAAGGCGTGCAGGCGTTCAAGGGCATCCGGTATGGGCGTGCGGCGCGGTTTGAACGCGCGGTGGCCGAACCTGCGGGCGCGGCGACAAAGGCACAAGGCTTTGCCGCCATCGCGCCGCAGCGGGGCAATCCTGATGAGGCGCAGGCGGAGGACTGCCTGTTCCTGAACGTGTGGACGCCCGATGCGCACTCAAAGGCGCGGCGCGCGGTCATGGTCTATTTCCATGGCGGCGCCTATTCCAACGGCACGGTCACCGATCCGCTGACGCACGGGGCACGGCTGGCCGCGCAAGGCGACGTGGTGGTGGTGACGGTGAACCACCGGTTGAATGCACTGGGCTATGCCTGGCTGAAACCGTTCGGATCCCGCTTTGCCGACAGCGGCAATCTGGGGCAGTTGGACCTTATCCTGGCGCTGGAATGGGTGCGCGACAATATCGCAGCTTTCGGCGGTGATCCGGCGCAGGTCATGGTGTTTGGCCAGTCGGGCGGGGGCGCGAAGATTGCCACGCTGATGGCGATGCCTGCTGCCAAGGGCCTGTTCCATGCGGCTGCGACGATGAGCGGGCAGCAAGTGGTTGCCAGCGGGCCGATGAATGCGTGGAAGCGCACGCAGGCGCTGTTCGCCGCGCTGAAATTGCAGCCCGGCGATGTGGAAACGCTGCGCACCATGCCGCTGGCGCGGATTGTCGAGGCGCTGGGCGCGACCGATCCGGTAATGGGATCAGGCCCGGTCTATTTCGGGCCGGTGCTGGACATGACCCACCTGCCGCGCCACCCGTTCTGGCCCGATGCGCCGTCGCAATCGCACCACATTCCGATGATCCTTGGCAACACGCGGGAGGAGACGCGGGCGTTCATCGATCCGCGCGGGGCGAAATTGCAAGGGCTGGACTGGAGCAATCTGGCGATGCGGATTGCGCCGGAAATCAAGATCGACCTCGATGTGCATTGGGTGGTGGCGCAATATCGCGCGCAATACCCGCAGTGGACGCCAGCCCAAGTGTTCTATGCCGCGACCACGGCGGGCCGATCATGGCCGGGGCAGGTGATCGAGGCGGATGCCCGCGCGAAAGCGGGGGCGGGGGCAACGTGGGTCTATCAACTTGATCGCACATCGCCGGTCGATCCGTTGCGCGGAGCGGCGCACACCGACGATATCCCTTATGTGTTCGGCACGCTGGACGCGCCGGGCAGCATGAGCGGGACCGATGCGCGCGCGCGCGCCACCCGCGATGCGATGGTGCGCGCGTTTACCGGCCTTGCGAAGACCGGAAAGCCGGGGCTGGCCGACTGGACGCCCTATGCCCTGCCAAACCGGGCGACGCTGGTGGTGGATGACGGGGCCTTTGCCGTGGTCAGTGACCCGCGCCGTTGGGAGCGCGAGCTTTGGAGTATTGCGCCCTACGTTCAGCCGGGGAGTTGA
- a CDS encoding Dabb family protein → MFVHIFAFKWKDAATAAHVDAAVRAVVAFRGVVDGLSDVFIGSNVSDNAPEYTTTAAMMFASRQAYDAYVVHPAHVALLDWLVPLIDPIELDFEAVIQDA, encoded by the coding sequence ATGTTCGTCCACATCTTCGCATTCAAATGGAAAGACGCGGCTACCGCTGCACACGTTGATGCGGCCGTTCGTGCCGTCGTGGCTTTTCGGGGCGTGGTCGATGGATTGTCCGATGTGTTCATCGGCAGCAATGTGTCTGACAACGCGCCCGAATATACCACCACCGCGGCCATGATGTTTGCCAGCCGTCAGGCCTATGACGCCTATGTCGTCCATCCTGCGCATGTGGCGTTGCTCGACTGGCTGGTGCCGCTGATCGACCCGATCGAACTGGATTTTGAAGCGGTGATACAAGATGCCTGA